The Daucus carota subsp. sativus chromosome 2, DH1 v3.0, whole genome shotgun sequence genome includes a window with the following:
- the LOC108205674 gene encoding mechanosensitive ion channel protein 1, mitochondrial-like yields MAALRLAKSRSLGSSCFSFGRDLSRIETRVLFSLMNTSSFCTNSSGFVLDNIGGKFDCKGGKDLGSDRAKWCGTFSAMPVRLGSNVLGFGGSFGMVSQRLYSSNAVGGNVDKSGGSEVGVSSGGVDVSDGGFGGGDWVEKVKGAWKSVIDAGNYTGEKVKEVSDELMPYGQQLLDTHPYLKDVIVPVGCTLTGTILAWFVMPKVLRRFHKFSMQGPAQLLSGSSLWGPVPYERSFWGALEDPLRYVVTFMAFSQIANMVAPTTIASQYILQTWRGAVILSVVWFLHRWKTNVISRALASKSSQGLVDRDKLLAIDKISSVALFSLGLMALAEAFGVAVQSILTVGGIGGVATAFASKDILGNVLSGLSVQMSRPFSVGDTIRAGSVEGQVVEMGLTTTRLLSAEKFPVIVPNSLFSSQVIVNKSRAEWRAMLTKIPLHISEFDKIPQISDDITNMIKSNSNVFLEREVPYCFLSRVERSYAELTLGYNLKHMRKDLLCAAEQDILLKSVQIIQQHGATLGSTFEDSIGQ; encoded by the exons ATGGCTGCTTTGAGGTTAGCCAAGAGTAGATCACTAGGCAGTAGTTGCTTTAGTTTTGGTAGGGATTTGAGCAGAATTGAGACTAGGGTTTTGTTTAGTTTGATGAATACTTCTAGTTTCTGTACAAATTCATCTGGGTTTGTGTTGGATAATATTGGTGGTAAATTTGATTGTAAGGGGGGGAAGGATTTAGGGAGTGATAGGGCAAAATGGTGTGGTACATTTTCCGCAATGCCTGTGAGGTTAGGGAGTAATGTTTTGGGTTTTGGGGGGAGTTTTGGGATGGTGAGTCAGAGGTTGTATTCGTCGAATGCTGTGGGTGGGAATGTGGATAAGAGTGGGGGTAGTGAAGTTGGGGTTAGTTCGGGTGGTGTGGATGTGAGTGATGGGGGTTTTGGGGGAGGGGACTGGGTCGAGAAGGTTAAGGGTGCTTGGAAATCTGTTATTGATGCTGGGAATTATACTGGGGAAAAGGTTAAGGAAGTGTCTGATGAACTTATGCCTTATGGTCAGCAGTTGCTTGATACGCATCCTTATCTTAAGGATGTCATTGTGCCAGTGGGATGCACTTTGACGGGTACAATATTGGCTTGGTTTGTGATGCCTAAGGTTTTGAGGAGatttcataagttttcaatgcAAGGGCCTGCTCAACTGTTATCGGGTAGCTCGTTATGGGGTCCGGTGCCATATGAGAGAAGTTTTTGGGGGGCTCTGGAGGATCCACTGCGATATGTCGTTACCTTCATGGCGTTCTCCCAAAT CGCAAATATGGTAGCACCTACTACAATTGCATCACAATACATTTTACAGACTTGGAGAGGTGCTGTTATTCTTTCAGTTGTATGGTTCCTGCATAGATGGAAGACAAATGTCATTTCTCGTGCTTTAGCCTCAAAGAGCTCACAAGGACTAGTCGATCGAGATAAGCTGTTGGCCATTGACAAAATATCATCTGTTGCTCTATTTTCGCTTGGTTTAATGGCTTTAGCTGAGGCATTTGGGGTGGCAGTGCAATCGATACTTACTGTTGGAGGCATAGGAG GAGTTGCTACTGCTTTTGCATCAAAGGACATTCTGGGAAATGTTCTTAGTGGGTTGTCTGTACAAATGTCACGGCCGTTTTCAGTAGGAGATACAATTAGA GCTGGATCTGTGGAAGGTCAGGTGGTAGAAATGGGACTTACAACCACCAGATTGTTAAGTGCGGAAAAGTTTCCTGTTATAGTTCCGAACTCACTCTTTTCAAGTCAG GTTATTGTGAATAAATCACGTGCTGAATGGCGTGCTATGCTCACTAAGATACCTTTACATATCAGTGAGTTTGACAAGATTCCCCAGATTTCAGATGATATAACGAATATGatcaaatcaaactcaaatGTGTTCTTGGAAAGGGAAGTACCTTATTGTTTCTTGTCTAGAGTGGAAAGATCTTATGCAGAACTGACTCTTGGCTACAATCTAAAACATATG AGGAAAGACTTGTTATGCGCAGCAGAGCAAGATATTCTCCTGAAATCCGTCCAGATTATCCAGCAACACGGTGCTACACTGGGCAGTACTTTTGAAGATTCGATTGGCCAATGA